In Capsicum annuum cultivar UCD-10X-F1 chromosome 11, UCD10Xv1.1, whole genome shotgun sequence, one genomic interval encodes:
- the LOC107854663 gene encoding zinc finger protein CONSTANS-LIKE 14 isoform X1, with amino-acid sequence MNSDLRSGGESRPCDFCNQEIAILYCRADTAKLCIFCDQLVHSANALSKKHLRSQICDNCGSEPVSIRCATDNLVLCRECDWDAHGSCAVSGTHDRNPVEGFSGCPSASDLASAWGLDIEAKKRPHKQPTCPSWMSKDAPPPSILLQDLMVPSVNNSGIYSITASAREVGRKQTPTCGKQKQVILKQLTELFKRDLADGVGAGAEDLVLKTPNDSSDWQGNVNVMDGSDAVMVGVAQKLEQQQPQNVPFNSLIIPHNPKDSDQVVERNILWSENSYDQNTQIWDFNLGQLRSHEQSRSLEADYSESDMAYMMKSYDELIRGTSLASSKGLGFSGINCSAAHDDMTAFSNNSNNRAASQGPATSESNNLPRIKNSSDSGYVKPKCCGVSTDLNFMDQSIVVGGENSCAETLKADMELMAKNRGNAMQRYKEKKKTRRYDKHIRYESRKARADTRKRVKGRFVKANEAPDC; translated from the exons ATGAATTCTGACCTCCGGAGTGGCGGAGAAAGCCGTCCCTGCGATTTCTGCAATCAGGAAATTGCGATCCTTTATTGCCGAGCTGATACAGCTAAGCTGTGTATCTTTTGTGACCAACTAGTTCATTCAGCTAACGCTCTCTCCAAGAAGCACCTTCGTTCTCAGATCTGTGATAACTGTGGCTCCGAACCTGTCTCCATCCGTTGTGCCACGGACAACCTCGTACTCTGCCGAGAATGCGATTGGGATGCTCATGGAAGCTGTGCAGTATCTGGCACACACGATCGGAACCCAGTTGAAGGGTTCTCCGGCTGCCCTTCTGCTTCTGACCTGGCTTCAGCTTGGGGTTTAGATATTGAGGCCAAGAAACGACCTCACAAGCAGCCCACCTGTCCTTCTTGGATGTCTAAGGATGCTCCTCCTCCTTCTATCTTGTTGCAAGATTTGATGGTACCTAGCGTTAATAATTCTGGGATTTACTCCATTACTGCCTCTGCTCGTGAGGTGGGTAGAAAACAAACTCCAACTTGTGGCAAGCAGAAACAAGTGATACTCAAACAATTAACTGAGCTATTCAAGAGGGATTTAGCTGATGGGGTTGGAGCTGGAGCGGAAGATTTGGTTCTAAAGACACCTAATGACAGTAGTGATTGGCAGGGAAATGTTAATGTGATGGATGGGAGTGATGCAGTCATGGTTGGTGTCGCTCAGAAGCTTGAGCAGCAACAGCCGCAAAATGTGCCTTTTAACTCTTTGATTATTCCTCATAATCCAAAAGACAGTGACCAAGTGGTGGAACGAAACATTTTGTGGAGCGAAAATTCCTATGATCAAAACACTCAG ATATGGGATTTTAATCTAGGGCAGTTGAGGAGCCATGAACAGTCCCGCTCATTGGAAGCAGACTACAGCGAGAGCGACATGGCGTACATGATGAAAAGCTATGATGAACTCATAAGAGGAACATCATTAGCATCTTCAAAAGGATTAGGATTTTCTGGCATTAACTGCTCTGCTGCCCATGATGATATGACAGCCTTCAGT AATAATTCGAACAACCGAGCAGCAAGCCAGGGGCCAGCGACATCTGAGAGCAACAATTTACCAAGAATAAAGAACTCATCCGACTCAGGTTATGTTAAGCCAAAATGCTGTGGTGTATCTACTGATCTGAACTTTATGGACCAAAGCATTGTTGTGGGAGGTGAAAACAGCTGTGCAGAAACACTCAAGGCTGATATGGAGCTTATGGCAAAGAACAGAGGAAATGCAATGCAACGTtataaggagaaaaagaagacACGAAG ATATGATAAGCACATTCGATATGAATCGAGGAAGGCAAGAGCTGATACTAGAAAGCGAGTTAAGGGTCGATTTGTCAAGGCTAATGAAGCTCCAGATTGCTGA
- the LOC107854663 gene encoding zinc finger protein CONSTANS-LIKE 14 isoform X2 has product MNSDLRSGGESRPCDFCNQEIAILYCRADTAKLCIFCDQLVHSANALSKKHLRSQICDNCGSEPVSIRCATDNLVLCRECDWDAHGSCAVSGTHDRNPVEGFSGCPSASDLASAWGLDIEAKKRPHKQPTCPSWMSKDAPPPSILLQDLMVPSVNNSGIYSITASAREVGRKQTPTCGKQKQVILKQLTELFKRDLADGVGAGAEDLVLKTPNDSSDWQGNVNVMDGSDAVMVGVAQKLEQQQPQNVPFNSLIIPHNPKDSDQVVERNILWSENSYDQNTQLRSHEQSRSLEADYSESDMAYMMKSYDELIRGTSLASSKGLGFSGINCSAAHDDMTAFSNNSNNRAASQGPATSESNNLPRIKNSSDSGYVKPKCCGVSTDLNFMDQSIVVGGENSCAETLKADMELMAKNRGNAMQRYKEKKKTRRYDKHIRYESRKARADTRKRVKGRFVKANEAPDC; this is encoded by the exons ATGAATTCTGACCTCCGGAGTGGCGGAGAAAGCCGTCCCTGCGATTTCTGCAATCAGGAAATTGCGATCCTTTATTGCCGAGCTGATACAGCTAAGCTGTGTATCTTTTGTGACCAACTAGTTCATTCAGCTAACGCTCTCTCCAAGAAGCACCTTCGTTCTCAGATCTGTGATAACTGTGGCTCCGAACCTGTCTCCATCCGTTGTGCCACGGACAACCTCGTACTCTGCCGAGAATGCGATTGGGATGCTCATGGAAGCTGTGCAGTATCTGGCACACACGATCGGAACCCAGTTGAAGGGTTCTCCGGCTGCCCTTCTGCTTCTGACCTGGCTTCAGCTTGGGGTTTAGATATTGAGGCCAAGAAACGACCTCACAAGCAGCCCACCTGTCCTTCTTGGATGTCTAAGGATGCTCCTCCTCCTTCTATCTTGTTGCAAGATTTGATGGTACCTAGCGTTAATAATTCTGGGATTTACTCCATTACTGCCTCTGCTCGTGAGGTGGGTAGAAAACAAACTCCAACTTGTGGCAAGCAGAAACAAGTGATACTCAAACAATTAACTGAGCTATTCAAGAGGGATTTAGCTGATGGGGTTGGAGCTGGAGCGGAAGATTTGGTTCTAAAGACACCTAATGACAGTAGTGATTGGCAGGGAAATGTTAATGTGATGGATGGGAGTGATGCAGTCATGGTTGGTGTCGCTCAGAAGCTTGAGCAGCAACAGCCGCAAAATGTGCCTTTTAACTCTTTGATTATTCCTCATAATCCAAAAGACAGTGACCAAGTGGTGGAACGAAACATTTTGTGGAGCGAAAATTCCTATGATCAAAACACTCAG TTGAGGAGCCATGAACAGTCCCGCTCATTGGAAGCAGACTACAGCGAGAGCGACATGGCGTACATGATGAAAAGCTATGATGAACTCATAAGAGGAACATCATTAGCATCTTCAAAAGGATTAGGATTTTCTGGCATTAACTGCTCTGCTGCCCATGATGATATGACAGCCTTCAGT AATAATTCGAACAACCGAGCAGCAAGCCAGGGGCCAGCGACATCTGAGAGCAACAATTTACCAAGAATAAAGAACTCATCCGACTCAGGTTATGTTAAGCCAAAATGCTGTGGTGTATCTACTGATCTGAACTTTATGGACCAAAGCATTGTTGTGGGAGGTGAAAACAGCTGTGCAGAAACACTCAAGGCTGATATGGAGCTTATGGCAAAGAACAGAGGAAATGCAATGCAACGTtataaggagaaaaagaagacACGAAG ATATGATAAGCACATTCGATATGAATCGAGGAAGGCAAGAGCTGATACTAGAAAGCGAGTTAAGGGTCGATTTGTCAAGGCTAATGAAGCTCCAGATTGCTGA